One genomic window of Cricetulus griseus strain 17A/GY chromosome 3, alternate assembly CriGri-PICRH-1.0, whole genome shotgun sequence includes the following:
- the Sf1 gene encoding splicing factor 1 isoform X7, whose amino-acid sequence MATGANATPLDFPSKKRKRSRWNQDTMEQKTVIPGMPTVIPPGLTREQERAYIVQLQIEDLTRKLRTGDLGIPPNPEDRSPSPEPIYNSEGKRLNTREFRTRKKLEEERHTLITEMVALNPDFKPPADYKPPATRVSDKVMIPQDEYPEINFVGLLIGPRGNTLKNIEKECNAKIMIRGKGSVKEGKVGRKDGQMLPGEDEPLHALVTANTMENVKKAVEQIRNILKQGIETPEDQNDLRKMQLRELARLNGTLREDDNRILRPWQSSETRSITNTTVCTKCGGAGHIASDCKFQRPGDPQSAQDKARMDKEYLSLMAELGEAPVPASVGSTSGPATTPLASAPRPAAPASNPPPPSLMSTTQSRPPWMNSGPSENRPYHGMHGGGPGGPGGGPHSFPHPLPSLTGGHGGHPMQHNPNGPPPPWMQPPPPPMNQGPHPPGHHGPPPMVPGKYACGLWGLSPASRKRYDAATAYGHDAAASATSQWAAPASSLWSSSSMAAAAAAASTTPSAQQQYGFQHPLAMAAKIPPRVSDGPSHESEDFPRPLVTLPGRQPQQRPWWTGWFGKAA is encoded by the exons ATGGCGACCGGAGCGAACGCCACGCCGCTGG ACTTCCCAagtaagaagaggaagaggagccgGTGGAACCAAGACACAATGGAACAAAAGACAGTGATTCCAGGCATGCCCACGGTTATCCCCCCTGGACTGACTCGGGAACAAGAAAGAGCTTATATAG TGCAACTACAGATAGAAGACCTGACTCGTAAACTGCGCACAGGAGACCTGGGCATCCCCCCTAACCCTGAGGACAG GTCCCCTTCCCCTGAGCCAATCTACAACAGTGAGGGGAAGCGGCTTAATACTCGAGAGTTCCGTACACGCAAAAAGCTTGAAGAGGAGCGACACACCCTCATCACAGAGATGGTCGCCCTCAACCCAGACTTTAAACCACCTGCAGATTACAA gCCTCCAGCAACACGTGTGAGCGATAAAGTAATGATTCCCCAAGATGAGTATCCAGAAATCAATTTTGTGGGTCTCTTAATTGGGCCCAG AGGGAACACCCTGAAGAACATTGAGAAGGAATGCAATGCCAAGATCATGATACGGGGGAAAGGATCTGTGAAAGAAGGGAAAGTTGGGCGCAAAGATGGTCAGATGTTGCCCGGAGAGGATGAACCTCTTCATGCTCTGGTCACTGCCAATACAATGGAGAATGTCAAAAAGGCAGTAGAACAG ATCAGAAACATCCTGAAGCAGGGTATTGAGACCCCAGAAGACCAGAATGATCTACGGAAGATGCAGCTTCGAGAGTTGGCTCGCTTGAATGGCACTCTACGGGAAGATGATAACAG GATCTTAAGACCTTGGCAGAGCTCAGAAACACGCAGCATTACCAATACTACTGTGTGTACCAAGTGTGGAGGGGCCGGCCATATTGCTTCCGATTGCAAATTTCAGAG GCCTGGCGACCCTCAGTCAGCCCAGGATAAAGCacgaatggataaagaatatttGTCTCTTATGGCTGAGCTAGGGGAAGCTCCTGTCCCTGCATCTGTGGGCTCCACCTCTGGACCTGCCACCACACCCCTGGCCAGTGCACCAAGACCTGCTGCTCCTGCCAGCAACCCACCACCACCG TCTCTTATGTCTACAACGCAGAGTCGCCCACCCTGGATGAATTCTGGTCCTTCAGAGAATCGGCCCTACCATGGCATGCATGGAGGTGGTCCTGGTGGGCCTGGAGGTGGGCCCCACAGCTTCCCACACCCATTACCCAGCCTGACAGGTGGGCATGGTGGACATCCCATGCAGCACAACCCAAATGGACCACCACCACCTTGGatgcagccaccaccaccaccgatGAACCAGGGCCCCCACCCACCCGGACACCATGGCCCTCCTCCAATGG TACCTGGGAAGTACGCCTGTGGGCTCTGGGGTCTATCGCCTGCATCAAGGAAAAG GTATGATGCCGCCACCGCCTATGGGCATGATGCCGCCGCCTCCGCCACCTCCCAGTGGGCAGCCCCCGCCTCCTCCCTCTGGTCCTCTTCCTccatggcagcagcagcagcagcagcctccaCCACCCCCTCCGCCCAGCAGCAGTATGGCTTCCAGCACCCCCTTGCCATGGCAGCAAA GATCCCTCCCCGCGTCAGCGATGGCCCGAGCCATGAGAGTGAGGACTTTCCGCGCCCATTGGTGACCCTTCCAGGCAGACAGCCTCAGCAGCGCCCCTGGTGGACAGGATGGTTCGGCAAAGCAGCCTGA
- the Sf1 gene encoding splicing factor 1 isoform X10, protein MATGANATPLDFPSKKRKRSRWNQDTMEQKTVIPGMPTVIPPGLTREQERAYIVQLQIEDLTRKLRTGDLGIPPNPEDRSPSPEPIYNSEGKRLNTREFRTRKKLEEERHTLITEMVALNPDFKPPADYKPPATRVSDKVMIPQDEYPEINFVGLLIGPRGNTLKNIEKECNAKIMIRGKGSVKEGKVGRKDGQMLPGEDEPLHALVTANTMENVKKAVEQIRNILKQGIETPEDQNDLRKMQLRELARLNGTLREDDNRILRPWQSSETRSITNTTVCTKCGGAGHIASDCKFQRPGDPQSAQDKARMDKEYLSLMAELGEAPVPASVGSTSGPATTPLASAPRPAAPASNPPPPSLMSTTQSRPPWMNSGPSENRPYHGMHGGGPGGPGGGPHSFPHPLPSLTGGHGGHPMQHNPNGPPPPWMQPPPPPMNQGPHPPGHHGPPPMDQYLGSTPVGSGVYRLHQGKGMMPPPPMGMMPPPPPPPSGQPPPPPSGPLPPWQQQQQQPPPPPPPSSSMASSTPLPWQQNTTTTTTSAGTGSIPPWQQQQAAAAASPGAPQMQGNPTMVPLPPGVQPPLPPGAPPPPPPPPPGSAGMMIPPRVSDGPSHESEDFPRPLVTLPGRQPQQRPWWTGWFGKAA, encoded by the exons ATGGCGACCGGAGCGAACGCCACGCCGCTGG ACTTCCCAagtaagaagaggaagaggagccgGTGGAACCAAGACACAATGGAACAAAAGACAGTGATTCCAGGCATGCCCACGGTTATCCCCCCTGGACTGACTCGGGAACAAGAAAGAGCTTATATAG TGCAACTACAGATAGAAGACCTGACTCGTAAACTGCGCACAGGAGACCTGGGCATCCCCCCTAACCCTGAGGACAG GTCCCCTTCCCCTGAGCCAATCTACAACAGTGAGGGGAAGCGGCTTAATACTCGAGAGTTCCGTACACGCAAAAAGCTTGAAGAGGAGCGACACACCCTCATCACAGAGATGGTCGCCCTCAACCCAGACTTTAAACCACCTGCAGATTACAA gCCTCCAGCAACACGTGTGAGCGATAAAGTAATGATTCCCCAAGATGAGTATCCAGAAATCAATTTTGTGGGTCTCTTAATTGGGCCCAG AGGGAACACCCTGAAGAACATTGAGAAGGAATGCAATGCCAAGATCATGATACGGGGGAAAGGATCTGTGAAAGAAGGGAAAGTTGGGCGCAAAGATGGTCAGATGTTGCCCGGAGAGGATGAACCTCTTCATGCTCTGGTCACTGCCAATACAATGGAGAATGTCAAAAAGGCAGTAGAACAG ATCAGAAACATCCTGAAGCAGGGTATTGAGACCCCAGAAGACCAGAATGATCTACGGAAGATGCAGCTTCGAGAGTTGGCTCGCTTGAATGGCACTCTACGGGAAGATGATAACAG GATCTTAAGACCTTGGCAGAGCTCAGAAACACGCAGCATTACCAATACTACTGTGTGTACCAAGTGTGGAGGGGCCGGCCATATTGCTTCCGATTGCAAATTTCAGAG GCCTGGCGACCCTCAGTCAGCCCAGGATAAAGCacgaatggataaagaatatttGTCTCTTATGGCTGAGCTAGGGGAAGCTCCTGTCCCTGCATCTGTGGGCTCCACCTCTGGACCTGCCACCACACCCCTGGCCAGTGCACCAAGACCTGCTGCTCCTGCCAGCAACCCACCACCACCG TCTCTTATGTCTACAACGCAGAGTCGCCCACCCTGGATGAATTCTGGTCCTTCAGAGAATCGGCCCTACCATGGCATGCATGGAGGTGGTCCTGGTGGGCCTGGAGGTGGGCCCCACAGCTTCCCACACCCATTACCCAGCCTGACAGGTGGGCATGGTGGACATCCCATGCAGCACAACCCAAATGGACCACCACCACCTTGGatgcagccaccaccaccaccgatGAACCAGGGCCCCCACCCACCCGGACACCATGGCCCTCCTCCAATGG ATCAGTACCTGGGAAGTACGCCTGTGGGCTCTGGGGTCTATCGCCTGCATCAAGGAAAAG GTATGATGCCGCCACCGCCTATGGGCATGATGCCGCCGCCTCCGCCACCTCCCAGTGGGCAGCCCCCGCCTCCTCCCTCTGGTCCTCTTCCTccatggcagcagcagcagcagcagcctccaCCACCCCCTCCGCCCAGCAGCAGTATGGCTTCCAGCACCCCCTTGCCATGGCAGCAAA ATACGACGACTACCACCACGAGCGCTGGCACAGGGTCCATCCCGCCATGGCAACAGCAGCAGGCGGCTGCCGCAGCTTCTCCAGGAGCCCCTCAGATGCAAGGCAACCCCACTATGGTGCCCCTGCCCCCCGGGGTCCAGCCGCCTCTGCCGCCCGGGGCCCCTCCCCCTCCGCCGCCTCCGCCACCTGGTTCCGCCGGCATGAT GATCCCTCCCCGCGTCAGCGATGGCCCGAGCCATGAGAGTGAGGACTTTCCGCGCCCATTGGTGACCCTTCCAGGCAGACAGCCTCAGCAGCGCCCCTGGTGGACAGGATGGTTCGGCAAAGCAGCCTGA
- the Sf1 gene encoding splicing factor 1 isoform X8 has protein sequence MATGANATPLDFPSKKRKRSRWNQDTMEQKTVIPGMPTVIPPGLTREQERAYIVQLQIEDLTRKLRTGDLGIPPNPEDRSPSPEPIYNSEGKRLNTREFRTRKKLEEERHTLITEMVALNPDFKPPADYKPPATRVSDKVMIPQDEYPEINFVGLLIGPRGNTLKNIEKECNAKIMIRGKGSVKEGKVGRKDGQMLPGEDEPLHALVTANTMENVKKAVEQIRNILKQGIETPEDQNDLRKMQLRELARLNGTLREDDNRILRPWQSSETRSITNTTVCTKCGGAGHIASDCKFQRPGDPQSAQDKARMDKEYLSLMAELGEAPVPASVGSTSGPATTPLASAPRPAAPASNPPPPSLMSTTQSRPPWMNSGPSENRPYHGMHGGGPGGPGGGPHSFPHPLPSLTGGHGGHPMQHNPNGPPPPWMQPPPPPMNQGPHPPGHHGPPPMDQYLGSTPVGSGVYRLHQGKGMMPPPPMGMMPPPPPPPSGQPPPPPSGPLPPWQQQQQQPPPPPPPSSSMASSTPLPWQQRSLPASAMARAMRVRTFRAHW, from the exons ATGGCGACCGGAGCGAACGCCACGCCGCTGG ACTTCCCAagtaagaagaggaagaggagccgGTGGAACCAAGACACAATGGAACAAAAGACAGTGATTCCAGGCATGCCCACGGTTATCCCCCCTGGACTGACTCGGGAACAAGAAAGAGCTTATATAG TGCAACTACAGATAGAAGACCTGACTCGTAAACTGCGCACAGGAGACCTGGGCATCCCCCCTAACCCTGAGGACAG GTCCCCTTCCCCTGAGCCAATCTACAACAGTGAGGGGAAGCGGCTTAATACTCGAGAGTTCCGTACACGCAAAAAGCTTGAAGAGGAGCGACACACCCTCATCACAGAGATGGTCGCCCTCAACCCAGACTTTAAACCACCTGCAGATTACAA gCCTCCAGCAACACGTGTGAGCGATAAAGTAATGATTCCCCAAGATGAGTATCCAGAAATCAATTTTGTGGGTCTCTTAATTGGGCCCAG AGGGAACACCCTGAAGAACATTGAGAAGGAATGCAATGCCAAGATCATGATACGGGGGAAAGGATCTGTGAAAGAAGGGAAAGTTGGGCGCAAAGATGGTCAGATGTTGCCCGGAGAGGATGAACCTCTTCATGCTCTGGTCACTGCCAATACAATGGAGAATGTCAAAAAGGCAGTAGAACAG ATCAGAAACATCCTGAAGCAGGGTATTGAGACCCCAGAAGACCAGAATGATCTACGGAAGATGCAGCTTCGAGAGTTGGCTCGCTTGAATGGCACTCTACGGGAAGATGATAACAG GATCTTAAGACCTTGGCAGAGCTCAGAAACACGCAGCATTACCAATACTACTGTGTGTACCAAGTGTGGAGGGGCCGGCCATATTGCTTCCGATTGCAAATTTCAGAG GCCTGGCGACCCTCAGTCAGCCCAGGATAAAGCacgaatggataaagaatatttGTCTCTTATGGCTGAGCTAGGGGAAGCTCCTGTCCCTGCATCTGTGGGCTCCACCTCTGGACCTGCCACCACACCCCTGGCCAGTGCACCAAGACCTGCTGCTCCTGCCAGCAACCCACCACCACCG TCTCTTATGTCTACAACGCAGAGTCGCCCACCCTGGATGAATTCTGGTCCTTCAGAGAATCGGCCCTACCATGGCATGCATGGAGGTGGTCCTGGTGGGCCTGGAGGTGGGCCCCACAGCTTCCCACACCCATTACCCAGCCTGACAGGTGGGCATGGTGGACATCCCATGCAGCACAACCCAAATGGACCACCACCACCTTGGatgcagccaccaccaccaccgatGAACCAGGGCCCCCACCCACCCGGACACCATGGCCCTCCTCCAATGG ATCAGTACCTGGGAAGTACGCCTGTGGGCTCTGGGGTCTATCGCCTGCATCAAGGAAAAG GTATGATGCCGCCACCGCCTATGGGCATGATGCCGCCGCCTCCGCCACCTCCCAGTGGGCAGCCCCCGCCTCCTCCCTCTGGTCCTCTTCCTccatggcagcagcagcagcagcagcctccaCCACCCCCTCCGCCCAGCAGCAGTATGGCTTCCAGCACCCCCTTGCCATGGCAGCAAA GATCCCTCCCCGCGTCAGCGATGGCCCGAGCCATGAGAGTGAGGACTTTCCGCGCCCATTGGTGA
- the Sf1 gene encoding splicing factor 1 isoform X6, with product MATGANATPLDFPSKKRKRSRWNQDTMEQKTVIPGMPTVIPPGLTREQERAYIVQLQIEDLTRKLRTGDLGIPPNPEDRSPSPEPIYNSEGKRLNTREFRTRKKLEEERHTLITEMVALNPDFKPPADYKPPATRVSDKVMIPQDEYPEINFVGLLIGPRGNTLKNIEKECNAKIMIRGKGSVKEGKVGRKDGQMLPGEDEPLHALVTANTMENVKKAVEQIRNILKQGIETPEDQNDLRKMQLRELARLNGTLREDDNRILRPWQSSETRSITNTTVCTKCGGAGHIASDCKFQRPGDPQSAQDKARMDKEYLSLMAELGEAPVPASVGSTSGPATTPLASAPRPAAPASNPPPPSLMSTTQSRPPWMNSGPSENRPYHGMHGGGPGGPGGGPHSFPHPLPSLTGGHGGHPMQHNPNGPPPPWMQPPPPPMNQGPHPPGHHGPPPMGKSVPGKYACGLWGLSPASRKRYDAATAYGHDAAASATSQWAAPASSLWSSSSMAAAAAAASTTPSAQQQYGFQHPLAMAAKIPPRVSDGPSHESEDFPRPLVTLPGRQPQQRPWWTGWFGKAA from the exons ATGGCGACCGGAGCGAACGCCACGCCGCTGG ACTTCCCAagtaagaagaggaagaggagccgGTGGAACCAAGACACAATGGAACAAAAGACAGTGATTCCAGGCATGCCCACGGTTATCCCCCCTGGACTGACTCGGGAACAAGAAAGAGCTTATATAG TGCAACTACAGATAGAAGACCTGACTCGTAAACTGCGCACAGGAGACCTGGGCATCCCCCCTAACCCTGAGGACAG GTCCCCTTCCCCTGAGCCAATCTACAACAGTGAGGGGAAGCGGCTTAATACTCGAGAGTTCCGTACACGCAAAAAGCTTGAAGAGGAGCGACACACCCTCATCACAGAGATGGTCGCCCTCAACCCAGACTTTAAACCACCTGCAGATTACAA gCCTCCAGCAACACGTGTGAGCGATAAAGTAATGATTCCCCAAGATGAGTATCCAGAAATCAATTTTGTGGGTCTCTTAATTGGGCCCAG AGGGAACACCCTGAAGAACATTGAGAAGGAATGCAATGCCAAGATCATGATACGGGGGAAAGGATCTGTGAAAGAAGGGAAAGTTGGGCGCAAAGATGGTCAGATGTTGCCCGGAGAGGATGAACCTCTTCATGCTCTGGTCACTGCCAATACAATGGAGAATGTCAAAAAGGCAGTAGAACAG ATCAGAAACATCCTGAAGCAGGGTATTGAGACCCCAGAAGACCAGAATGATCTACGGAAGATGCAGCTTCGAGAGTTGGCTCGCTTGAATGGCACTCTACGGGAAGATGATAACAG GATCTTAAGACCTTGGCAGAGCTCAGAAACACGCAGCATTACCAATACTACTGTGTGTACCAAGTGTGGAGGGGCCGGCCATATTGCTTCCGATTGCAAATTTCAGAG GCCTGGCGACCCTCAGTCAGCCCAGGATAAAGCacgaatggataaagaatatttGTCTCTTATGGCTGAGCTAGGGGAAGCTCCTGTCCCTGCATCTGTGGGCTCCACCTCTGGACCTGCCACCACACCCCTGGCCAGTGCACCAAGACCTGCTGCTCCTGCCAGCAACCCACCACCACCG TCTCTTATGTCTACAACGCAGAGTCGCCCACCCTGGATGAATTCTGGTCCTTCAGAGAATCGGCCCTACCATGGCATGCATGGAGGTGGTCCTGGTGGGCCTGGAGGTGGGCCCCACAGCTTCCCACACCCATTACCCAGCCTGACAGGTGGGCATGGTGGACATCCCATGCAGCACAACCCAAATGGACCACCACCACCTTGGatgcagccaccaccaccaccgatGAACCAGGGCCCCCACCCACCCGGACACCATGGCCCTCCTCCAATGGGTAA ATCAGTACCTGGGAAGTACGCCTGTGGGCTCTGGGGTCTATCGCCTGCATCAAGGAAAAG GTATGATGCCGCCACCGCCTATGGGCATGATGCCGCCGCCTCCGCCACCTCCCAGTGGGCAGCCCCCGCCTCCTCCCTCTGGTCCTCTTCCTccatggcagcagcagcagcagcagcctccaCCACCCCCTCCGCCCAGCAGCAGTATGGCTTCCAGCACCCCCTTGCCATGGCAGCAAA GATCCCTCCCCGCGTCAGCGATGGCCCGAGCCATGAGAGTGAGGACTTTCCGCGCCCATTGGTGACCCTTCCAGGCAGACAGCCTCAGCAGCGCCCCTGGTGGACAGGATGGTTCGGCAAAGCAGCCTGA
- the Sf1 gene encoding splicing factor 1 isoform X3, whose translation MATGANATPLDFPSKKRKRSRWNQDTMEQKTVIPGMPTVIPPGLTREQERAYIVQLQIEDLTRKLRTGDLGIPPNPEDRSPSPEPIYNSEGKRLNTREFRTRKKLEEERHTLITEMVALNPDFKPPADYKPPATRVSDKVMIPQDEYPEINFVGLLIGPRGNTLKNIEKECNAKIMIRGKGSVKEGKVGRKDGQMLPGEDEPLHALVTANTMENVKKAVEQIRNILKQGIETPEDQNDLRKMQLRELARLNGTLREDDNRILRPWQSSETRSITNTTVCTKCGGAGHIASDCKFQRPGDPQSAQDKARMDKEYLSLMAELGEAPVPASVGSTSGPATTPLASAPRPAAPASNPPPPSRPPWMNSGPSENRPYHGMHGGGPGGPGGGPHSFPHPLPSLTGGHGGHPMQHNPNGPPPPWMQPPPPPMNQGPHPPGHHGPPPMDQYLGSTPVGSGVYRLHQGKGMMPPPPMGMMPPPPPPPSGQPPPPPSGPLPPWQQQQQQPPPPPPPSSSMASSTPLPWQQNTTTTTTSAGTGSIPPWQQQQAAAAASPGAPQMQGNPTMVPLPPGVQPPLPPGAPPPPPPPPPGSAGMMYAPPPPPPPPMDPSNFVTMMGMGVAGMPPFGMPPAPPPPPPQN comes from the exons ATGGCGACCGGAGCGAACGCCACGCCGCTGG ACTTCCCAagtaagaagaggaagaggagccgGTGGAACCAAGACACAATGGAACAAAAGACAGTGATTCCAGGCATGCCCACGGTTATCCCCCCTGGACTGACTCGGGAACAAGAAAGAGCTTATATAG TGCAACTACAGATAGAAGACCTGACTCGTAAACTGCGCACAGGAGACCTGGGCATCCCCCCTAACCCTGAGGACAG GTCCCCTTCCCCTGAGCCAATCTACAACAGTGAGGGGAAGCGGCTTAATACTCGAGAGTTCCGTACACGCAAAAAGCTTGAAGAGGAGCGACACACCCTCATCACAGAGATGGTCGCCCTCAACCCAGACTTTAAACCACCTGCAGATTACAA gCCTCCAGCAACACGTGTGAGCGATAAAGTAATGATTCCCCAAGATGAGTATCCAGAAATCAATTTTGTGGGTCTCTTAATTGGGCCCAG AGGGAACACCCTGAAGAACATTGAGAAGGAATGCAATGCCAAGATCATGATACGGGGGAAAGGATCTGTGAAAGAAGGGAAAGTTGGGCGCAAAGATGGTCAGATGTTGCCCGGAGAGGATGAACCTCTTCATGCTCTGGTCACTGCCAATACAATGGAGAATGTCAAAAAGGCAGTAGAACAG ATCAGAAACATCCTGAAGCAGGGTATTGAGACCCCAGAAGACCAGAATGATCTACGGAAGATGCAGCTTCGAGAGTTGGCTCGCTTGAATGGCACTCTACGGGAAGATGATAACAG GATCTTAAGACCTTGGCAGAGCTCAGAAACACGCAGCATTACCAATACTACTGTGTGTACCAAGTGTGGAGGGGCCGGCCATATTGCTTCCGATTGCAAATTTCAGAG GCCTGGCGACCCTCAGTCAGCCCAGGATAAAGCacgaatggataaagaatatttGTCTCTTATGGCTGAGCTAGGGGAAGCTCCTGTCCCTGCATCTGTGGGCTCCACCTCTGGACCTGCCACCACACCCCTGGCCAGTGCACCAAGACCTGCTGCTCCTGCCAGCAACCCACCACCACCG AGTCGCCCACCCTGGATGAATTCTGGTCCTTCAGAGAATCGGCCCTACCATGGCATGCATGGAGGTGGTCCTGGTGGGCCTGGAGGTGGGCCCCACAGCTTCCCACACCCATTACCCAGCCTGACAGGTGGGCATGGTGGACATCCCATGCAGCACAACCCAAATGGACCACCACCACCTTGGatgcagccaccaccaccaccgatGAACCAGGGCCCCCACCCACCCGGACACCATGGCCCTCCTCCAATGG ATCAGTACCTGGGAAGTACGCCTGTGGGCTCTGGGGTCTATCGCCTGCATCAAGGAAAAG GTATGATGCCGCCACCGCCTATGGGCATGATGCCGCCGCCTCCGCCACCTCCCAGTGGGCAGCCCCCGCCTCCTCCCTCTGGTCCTCTTCCTccatggcagcagcagcagcagcagcctccaCCACCCCCTCCGCCCAGCAGCAGTATGGCTTCCAGCACCCCCTTGCCATGGCAGCAAA ATACGACGACTACCACCACGAGCGCTGGCACAGGGTCCATCCCGCCATGGCAACAGCAGCAGGCGGCTGCCGCAGCTTCTCCAGGAGCCCCTCAGATGCAAGGCAACCCCACTATGGTGCCCCTGCCCCCCGGGGTCCAGCCGCCTCTGCCGCCCGGGGCCCCTCCCCCTCCGCCGCCTCCGCCACCTGGTTCCGCCGGCATGATGTatgccccaccccctcctcctccgcctcccaTGGACCCTTCTAACTTTGTCACCATGATGGGCATGGGGGTGGCGGGCATGCCGCCCTTCGGGATGCCTCCAGCTCCCCCACCGCCTCCACCACAGAActag
- the Sf1 gene encoding splicing factor 1 isoform X2: MATGANATPLDFPSKKRKRSRWNQDTMEQKTVIPGMPTVIPPGLTREQERAYIVQLQIEDLTRKLRTGDLGIPPNPEDRSPSPEPIYNSEGKRLNTREFRTRKKLEEERHTLITEMVALNPDFKPPADYKPPATRVSDKVMIPQDEYPEINFVGLLIGPRGNTLKNIEKECNAKIMIRGKGSVKEGKVGRKDGQMLPGEDEPLHALVTANTMENVKKAVEQIRNILKQGIETPEDQNDLRKMQLRELARLNGTLREDDNRILRPWQSSETRSITNTTVCTKCGGAGHIASDCKFQRPGDPQSAQDKARMDKEYLSLMAELGEAPVPASVGSTSGPATTPLASAPRPAAPASNPPPPSLMSTTQSRPPWMNSGPSENRPYHGMHGGGPGGPGGGPHSFPHPLPSLTGGHGGHPMQHNPNGPPPPWMQPPPPPMNQGPHPPGHHGPPPMDQYLGSTPVGSGVYRLHQGKGMMPPPPMGMMPPPPPPPSGQPPPPPSGPLPPWQQQQQQPPPPPPPSSSMASSTPLPWQQNTTTTTTSAGTGSIPPWQQQQAAAAASPGAPQMQGNPTMVPLPPGVQPPLPPGAPPPPPPPPPGSAGMMYAPPPPPPPPMDPSNFVTMMGMGVAGMPPFGMPPAPPPPPPQN; this comes from the exons ATGGCGACCGGAGCGAACGCCACGCCGCTGG ACTTCCCAagtaagaagaggaagaggagccgGTGGAACCAAGACACAATGGAACAAAAGACAGTGATTCCAGGCATGCCCACGGTTATCCCCCCTGGACTGACTCGGGAACAAGAAAGAGCTTATATAG TGCAACTACAGATAGAAGACCTGACTCGTAAACTGCGCACAGGAGACCTGGGCATCCCCCCTAACCCTGAGGACAG GTCCCCTTCCCCTGAGCCAATCTACAACAGTGAGGGGAAGCGGCTTAATACTCGAGAGTTCCGTACACGCAAAAAGCTTGAAGAGGAGCGACACACCCTCATCACAGAGATGGTCGCCCTCAACCCAGACTTTAAACCACCTGCAGATTACAA gCCTCCAGCAACACGTGTGAGCGATAAAGTAATGATTCCCCAAGATGAGTATCCAGAAATCAATTTTGTGGGTCTCTTAATTGGGCCCAG AGGGAACACCCTGAAGAACATTGAGAAGGAATGCAATGCCAAGATCATGATACGGGGGAAAGGATCTGTGAAAGAAGGGAAAGTTGGGCGCAAAGATGGTCAGATGTTGCCCGGAGAGGATGAACCTCTTCATGCTCTGGTCACTGCCAATACAATGGAGAATGTCAAAAAGGCAGTAGAACAG ATCAGAAACATCCTGAAGCAGGGTATTGAGACCCCAGAAGACCAGAATGATCTACGGAAGATGCAGCTTCGAGAGTTGGCTCGCTTGAATGGCACTCTACGGGAAGATGATAACAG GATCTTAAGACCTTGGCAGAGCTCAGAAACACGCAGCATTACCAATACTACTGTGTGTACCAAGTGTGGAGGGGCCGGCCATATTGCTTCCGATTGCAAATTTCAGAG GCCTGGCGACCCTCAGTCAGCCCAGGATAAAGCacgaatggataaagaatatttGTCTCTTATGGCTGAGCTAGGGGAAGCTCCTGTCCCTGCATCTGTGGGCTCCACCTCTGGACCTGCCACCACACCCCTGGCCAGTGCACCAAGACCTGCTGCTCCTGCCAGCAACCCACCACCACCG TCTCTTATGTCTACAACGCAGAGTCGCCCACCCTGGATGAATTCTGGTCCTTCAGAGAATCGGCCCTACCATGGCATGCATGGAGGTGGTCCTGGTGGGCCTGGAGGTGGGCCCCACAGCTTCCCACACCCATTACCCAGCCTGACAGGTGGGCATGGTGGACATCCCATGCAGCACAACCCAAATGGACCACCACCACCTTGGatgcagccaccaccaccaccgatGAACCAGGGCCCCCACCCACCCGGACACCATGGCCCTCCTCCAATGG ATCAGTACCTGGGAAGTACGCCTGTGGGCTCTGGGGTCTATCGCCTGCATCAAGGAAAAG GTATGATGCCGCCACCGCCTATGGGCATGATGCCGCCGCCTCCGCCACCTCCCAGTGGGCAGCCCCCGCCTCCTCCCTCTGGTCCTCTTCCTccatggcagcagcagcagcagcagcctccaCCACCCCCTCCGCCCAGCAGCAGTATGGCTTCCAGCACCCCCTTGCCATGGCAGCAAA ATACGACGACTACCACCACGAGCGCTGGCACAGGGTCCATCCCGCCATGGCAACAGCAGCAGGCGGCTGCCGCAGCTTCTCCAGGAGCCCCTCAGATGCAAGGCAACCCCACTATGGTGCCCCTGCCCCCCGGGGTCCAGCCGCCTCTGCCGCCCGGGGCCCCTCCCCCTCCGCCGCCTCCGCCACCTGGTTCCGCCGGCATGATGTatgccccaccccctcctcctccgcctcccaTGGACCCTTCTAACTTTGTCACCATGATGGGCATGGGGGTGGCGGGCATGCCGCCCTTCGGGATGCCTCCAGCTCCCCCACCGCCTCCACCACAGAActag